GCTAACACCCAGTTCCAGAGCTGCATGAGTCGCCCAGTAAGGATCGCGCAGCATACCTCTGCCAACCGCGACCAGATCTGCATCACCGTTGCCGATAACTGCTTGAGCTAGTGCTGAATCCTCAAGCATACCTACCGCAATGACAGGAACGTTCAGTTCTTCACGGAAACGACGAGCAAAAGGCACTTGGTAACCAGGGTAGTTACCCGGTTTACGTTGTCCGGAAGCCCCTTCACCACCGGAGCTAATGTGGAATATATCCACGCCTGCTGCCTGATAGGCACGGGAAATTTCAATGGTATGATCAATATCATATCCGCCATCAGCGTACTCAACTGCGGAAATCCGCATAATCAGAGGCATATCTTCAGGCATTTCTTTTTTCACTGCACGAATAATCTCGACACCAAAACGGGAAAGATCCTGTCCATACGCATCCTCGCGATGGTTCATCAGCGGAGAATGGAACTGGTGGATGAGGTAACCATGTGCACCATGCAGCTCAATAGCATCGACCCCAGCAGCTACTGCGCGGCGTACACCGTCCGCAAACTTCTGTACCATGGCTTGTGTTTCCTCTGTAGTTAAAGCGTGTGGCGTATTGAAGCTCTCTCCTGGGAAGGTAACCACCGATGGAGCTACAGGTCGAGCAGCATCCTCTGCTTTACGTCCAGCATGCGCGATCTGAATCGCCACCTTGGAGCCATAAGCGTGAATGCCATCCACCAGCTTGGTAAAGGCAGGAATGTGTTCATCTGACCAGATGCCCAAATCATTGTCGGTAATACGTCCGTCTGGATCAACATCCGTCATCTCAATCACGATCAATCCTGTACCCCCAACCGCACGGCTTACATAGTGTACCTGATGCCAATCGTTCGGAATACCGTCTTTGGCAGTAACGGAATATTGGCACATCGGTGCCATGACGACACGGTTATTTAGTTGAAGTCCCTTGAATTGATACGGGGAAAATAATTTCTCTGTCATTTCAATTACATCTCCTATTCAATATGATGATATATGTTGAGGCAATTCCTTGTTTTCCAGATCGGAAAACAGCTGCCCATGCTTGCCGCAGTTGTCCTGCTTCAAATCCTCAATCACTATTATGAACCTAACCTATAGAAATACAAGTACGTACTTTTTTGTGAGATAGTACCCTTTTTTATACCTAGTCGACCCTTTCCTCTGATGCATTCACCATAACTCGAAATGAACTCAAAACATGATATGATAGCCATACAGACATACAGGTGATACTATACCCACTTTATATAAGTTGTACCTAACGGTTACACGAAAACGGAGAGGGCAGGATAAACTGGAGAAGCGAAGCTAAAAGCTTTCTGAAAGAAAGCTGCATCGGAAGCACACACTCGCCTTTATCACCGGATTTTCCCTTTTAATAAGGGAATCAAAAAAATCTGGGGATAACAGCGATCAGAAGGGTATTCTGACCTCGTAGTGATAGTGTAAAATAAGTGGTCAACTTATATACTAACCGAGCCGAAGGAGCGATTACTGGTGAAAGATATTTTAATTCAAAGACTGACAACCTATGCTCAAATGGATACGCAATCCGATGAAAATAGTGAAACCTGCCCTTCCACACCAGGCCAGCTGGTCTTGGGTAAATACCTGGTTGAAGAATGTAAATCCATTGGATTGCAGGAAGTGACCATGGATGATAACGGCTACGTAATGGCGACATTGCCATCCAACACCGACAAGGATGTTCCAGTGATCGGTTTCCTCGCTCATCTGGATACAGCAACCGACTTCACAGGCAAAGATGTCAAACCACAGGTCATCGACAACTATGATGGACAGGATATTGTGCTGAATCAGGAATTGGATGTAGTGTTATCCACCACTGATTTCCCTGAACTGCGTGAATATAAAGGCCACACCCTGATTACAACAGATGGCACAACACTGCTTGGTGCGGACAATAAAGCCGGTATTACCGAGATCATGACGGCAATGGCCTACCTGATTGAACACCCGGAATTAAAACACGGAAAGATTCGTGTTGCTTTTACCCCGGATGAAGAGATTGGCCGTGGGCCGCATAAGTTCGATGTGCCTGCTTTTGGCGCCAAATATGCCTACACGGTGGACGGCGGACCTCTCGGTGAGCTGGAATACGAAAGTTTCAACGCGGCGGCTGCCAAAATCACAGTACGGGGCACCAACGTGCACCCGGGCACAGCCAAAAACAAGATGGTCAATTCCGCTAAAATTGCGATGGAGTTGAACTGCCGATTGCCTGCGGAGGAAGCTCCCGAATTCACAGAAGGTTATGAAGGATTTTATCATTTGTTATCTATCGAGGGAGACGTCGAACTGACCAAGATGAGCTACATCATCCGGGACTTCGACCGGGAGAAG
This window of the Paenibacillus marchantiae genome carries:
- a CDS encoding NADH:flavin oxidoreductase/NADH oxidase is translated as MTEKLFSPYQFKGLQLNNRVVMAPMCQYSVTAKDGIPNDWHQVHYVSRAVGGTGLIVIEMTDVDPDGRITDNDLGIWSDEHIPAFTKLVDGIHAYGSKVAIQIAHAGRKAEDAARPVAPSVVTFPGESFNTPHALTTEETQAMVQKFADGVRRAVAAGVDAIELHGAHGYLIHQFHSPLMNHREDAYGQDLSRFGVEIIRAVKKEMPEDMPLIMRISAVEYADGGYDIDHTIEISRAYQAAGVDIFHISSGGEGASGQRKPGNYPGYQVPFARRFREELNVPVIAVGMLEDSALAQAVIGNGDADLVAVGRGMLRDPYWATHAALELGVSKDKAPVAQPYSRGY
- the pepT gene encoding peptidase T, with amino-acid sequence MKDILIQRLTTYAQMDTQSDENSETCPSTPGQLVLGKYLVEECKSIGLQEVTMDDNGYVMATLPSNTDKDVPVIGFLAHLDTATDFTGKDVKPQVIDNYDGQDIVLNQELDVVLSTTDFPELREYKGHTLITTDGTTLLGADNKAGITEIMTAMAYLIEHPELKHGKIRVAFTPDEEIGRGPHKFDVPAFGAKYAYTVDGGPLGELEYESFNAAAAKITVRGTNVHPGTAKNKMVNSAKIAMELNCRLPAEEAPEFTEGYEGFYHLLSIEGDVELTKMSYIIRDFDREKFEKRKAYLLDVVGELKSKYGEKSISIELNDQYYNMREKIEPVRQIVDIAHEAMTRLDIEPVIRPIRGGTDGSQLSYMGMPTPNIFTGGENYHGKFEYVSVDNMVKATQVIVEIAQLFEQRGDI